In the Manis javanica isolate MJ-LG chromosome 12, MJ_LKY, whole genome shotgun sequence genome, CCAGTAGGCTTGACCCTGAAAGGGTTGAGAACTGTGGTGTCACATTGATAGTTCCAAGTGGTGGTAGAGTGGAGGGTATACAGGCTGTAAGCCCCTTCCCCCATCCTGTTTTCCAGAGCCTAGATGGACATTCTTGGGGGGAGGGGTCCAGAAGATGGTTCCCCAGTTAATGGGTGATGGAATTTGCACAAGAGCTGGGCAAAGGTGAAAGGGCCATGTCCTGCCCCAAATCCCTCATCCCTTCTCTCCGCTTCATTgacaccaccacctcctccccactccaggcAGCTAACTTCACCTAAACTCTGACCTCTTACTCCTGCTACTTAACTCTGGCCCAGGGCAGCCAAGACAAGACTAAAGGCAGGGCAGCATGAGCCGATCACCTCCCTATCCCATCCAACTCCGATCCACAGGCTCACAGGATGCCCTGGCCCCCCTGCCACTGCCTGCTGTTCAAAATCCCTCTCACTCTTGGGCTTCTCTGTGTGGGCCTCCTCCCTGGGGCCTCAGCTGTGTTCTGGCTCTGCAGGTAGGTGGCGGAGGTGCAGAAATTGGTGCTGGCTGAAGGAGTGGTTGGGGGAAGTAGATGTGGCATGAGAAATCCTCTGGAAATAAGTATTTCCACCTATTTCTGAAGACCGCCCCTTCTCATTCCTCCATCTGCAGCATATCTTGGTCCTGGCTTCTCTGCTCTGTGTTTCCCACCTGCTCCTGCTTCAAAGTCTCCCCCCAGGGGGACTCTCTTACTCCCCTGCCCAGCTCCTGGCCTCCAGCCTCTTTTCGTGTGGTGTGTCTACTGCCCTGCAAATTTGGATGGGCAGCAGGTGAGGGGAGGTCCCTGGTGAGAAGGGGGCAGGGTCCCAGGGTCAGGGGAGGCTTGGCGAGTCCTTGGGCTGCCCCATGTTCCCTACAGGCTACCTCTTGTGCAGGCTCCATCCTTAGAGTTCCTTGTCCCTGCTATGGTGCTGACCAGCCAGAAGCTACCTCTGGCCATTCGGACACCTGGAAACTGTGAGCACAGAACAAGGGCACAGGGTGAGAGGGGTTGGGTGCTAATCTTAGCATACAGGTGTAGGTAAGTGGATGATTGAGACTGGGCAGTGATGGGGCTGGTAGGCTCTGCAGTTATGCCAGGCACCAGCTAGGACTGTAGCATAATGGGTCTGCATCACATTTACCTTTCTCCTCTCCATGCCTCCAActtctcccagcctcccttgtgCTGCGCCTGTGTGAAGGGCCTGACTGCCATGGCCTGGAGGTCTGGAACAGTTCTCTTCGAGAGGCAAGTGCCTGGAGATGGGGAGCAGGGGGGCTAAAGATGGTGCCTGGATTGGGGAGACTCTTGTCTCCATTTTGCAGGGACTGAGATGCTCTGGGGGATAGAGTCAGGGGAAGGACTCACCCCTGGAATTAGTTAAGTCCAGGATGAGGTCAGCTTGACTGAGCAGaatttctctgtcttctccactTCACCAGGTGTCTGGGGCTGTTGTGGTATCCGGGCTGCTGCAGGGCACGCTGGGGCTGTTGGGGGGTCCTGGCCACTTGTTCCTACACTGTGGGCCCCTGGTGCTGGCCCCCAGCCTGATCGTGGCAGGGCTGTCTGCCCACAGGGAGGTGGCTCTGTTCTGCTCTTCTCACTGGAGTCTGGCTTTGCTGTACGTGAGTCCTGAGAAGCATGTGGTGGTGACCAGCGGGTGTGCAGGActgggggagggcagagctgcTAGCCCTACCAGATTCAGCAGTGATCTGAGCAGAAACAACACATCTTATATTTGGAATCCAGGACTTTTGCTGGATTCATTTGCTCTCCTTGACTTTCACACTGTTTCTTGCTGACTCCAAAGGTGCCCTCCTTCCCTTTTCATGGGGCTTTCTTCTCTGGGATCCCTTTTGATGGTATCCTGCCACTCCCACCTCCATTATCCACTTCAGGATGCCTCCTCCTCTTACTCTGAAAGCTCCTTCTCTCTTCTAGGCTTATCCTGCTCATGGTGGTCTGTTCTCAGCACCTGGGCTCCTGCCAGTTACCCCCATGCCCCTGGAGACCAGCTTCAACCTCTTCCATTCATGCTCACATCCCTGCCTTCCGGCTCCTCTCGGTATGTGGGGGTCTGGGCTGGGGTTGACCTTAGGAGGGCTGGCATAGAATGCTTGTTTGGGCCCCACCTTTTGGCTTCTGTCTACTTGTTCAGGCTAGCTCAGAAGGTTCTGGGGAGGGCTTATTTTCCATCTCAGTCTTGCCCCTCAGGTGCTGATCCCAGTGGCCTGCATGTGGATTATCTGTGCCCCTCTGGGTCTCAGCACCACCCCTCTGGAGCTGTCTGCCCCCACTGAGGCGCCGTGGTTTTGGCTGCCTCACCCAGGTAGGTTTTCTCTTCATCCTTCATCCTCTCACTTAAATAAAGGTGTCTATTTCTTGGAATTCAAGACTTAATGGGTTTCTCTTCTGAGTTAAATCCTGTATTTTCTCAAAATGCCCAAGGGAGAGAAATTACCAGTCTGAGGGACAATGCCAGCCCCTCCTCACAGGTGTTCTATGCAGTGTTAAGAGATATCTACAAGTTCCACCACTCCTGTTGATACCCCTTACCCAGTGTATATAATTATGTTGTCTCCCCTCACCCCCGGCATTGTAATTGGTGACCTATGTATAAAGATTGCTTTTGAGGCATTGTGTATGAAATTTGCTCACTCATCATTTTAATAAAGGTCTGTTGAGTGCTGATTATGTGCTGGGCACATGATAGGGGAATAGAACATAAACATGACAGACAACAGGACCTGTACTTATGAAGCTTATAATCTGTTGGGGAATGTAGATACTAATTATTAAATAGTCACCCAGTGAAATGTAAAATTGCTATGTGATAAGTATAATAACGGGGAGGTACATTGTGTGATGAGGGCTTATAATGGGAAATCTGACTGTATCAGAGAGGTCAGGAAAGGCATTCTTGAGGAAGTGATTATTGAGCTGAGAGGTGACAGATGGGTGAAGGCAAGAGAGAAGAGCATTCTGGGTGGTaagaacagcatatgcaaaggccctgtggtagcCAGCAACAAGGCAAGTATAGGGGCCTAAGACGATCCAGTATATCTAGAACGAAGGAAGTTAGGCAGACTGTGGTGGGAGATAAggccagaaagagaaatggaagggtCAGACCAAAAAGGATCTTGTAGACCATGATAAAGGGATGGGTCTTTATCCTGCGAGTTTGGTGGTTTCGTCCCAAGACATTATCTTCAAAGACAATGGGGCCTCTAGGATTCTTGTGGCACAGCCTTTGGAGGCAGGGGATGCTCCAGACTTGAGTCTGGGGCCCAAAAGtggctctttctccctccccagccgAGTGGGACTGGCCGTTGCTGACACCCAGGGCTCTGGCTGCAGGCATCTCCATGGCTTTGGCAGCCTCCACCAGCTCCCTGGGCTGCTATGCCCTGTGTGGCCGGCTGTTGCAATTGCCTTCTCCACCTCCGCATGCTTGCAGTAGAGGCCTGAGCCTAGAGGGTCTGGGCAGTgtgctggcagggctgctggggagcCCCATGGGCACTGCATCAAGCTTTCCCAATGTGGGCACAGTGAGTCTTATTCAGGTACGTGAACAGGGGAGTGGGGGTCTGGAGGtgtgggagaggaaaaggaactCACACTGATTTCTTGCCAGCTGTGCCCAGCACTGTCAGGCACTTGACATCAGTGATCTGAGGGGTTAGGGGATGCCTAGAAGTGGTAAGGGGCTAGAGTATGAGGAAAACACTAAATCACTACTGAATTCCTTCTATACCTCAGGCACTGAACCAGGGCTGGGGTTCCAGTGCAGAGCAAGTCAGAGAAAGTCCCTGCTCTTCTGAGAACTtcagagggggagagggagacgatttaagaaaaaagtaaataatttcagAGAGTGACAAGTGCTATTGAGAAAACAAAGCAGGGTAGCGGTATGGAGGCTGAGTAAAGGAGGCCCCTTTAGGTAGAGTGCCCGCAGATGATTCTTAGAAGGGTAACATTTGGGTTGGGATCTGAATGATGAGACGGGGCTGGCCAGGCAAAAACCTTGAACAGTTGAGGAGGTGACTGTTTCCCAGTGTCTCTTCTTCACGTAGGCTGGATCTCGGCGAGTGGCCCACCTGGTGGGGCTGCTCTGCATGGGGCTCGGGCTCTCCCCGAGGCTGGCCCAGCTCCTCACCACCATCCCGCTGCCTGTGCTTGGTGAGTTGATCTATCAGCAGGACTTGGTAGTGAACCAGAACCTCCCAGCATGGCTCAAGTGGTTGCTTGTGGCTGACACCCTTTCTTTCTGAATAGCCTCCCTGATACTTAGATACAAGCGTGTGTCATCTGCCTTCACGTTCTCAGCCCAACATCTTGGCTTCTGACTGAATCAGAAATGGGACTTTTGGTCTTCTCTCTCCATCACAACCTGCACCTGCCCTGTAATACTCCCTGCAGTGCTAGCCCTCTTCCAACCTCTTTGATTGCTTCTGTATGAGACAGGTGGGGTGCTGGGGGTGACCCAGGCCGTGGTTCTATCTACTGGATTCTCCAGCTTCTACCTGACAGACATTGACTCTGGGCGCAATGTCTTCATTGTTGGCTTCTGCATCTTCATGGCCCTGCTGTTGCCAAGATGGCTTCGGGAAGCCCCTGTCCTGAGCACAGGTGGGAGAAGTAGGGAGGGGAAGAGTTGCTCAGTAGCGGGAAAGCAGGGCTTGAGGCTCAAGGCTCTCTGGATTCCAGGTCCCACACCTTTCTCTGGGCTTTAGTGTAAATAGTTCATCCATATGTATAGTAACATTAAGCACCCTGCTAGCTCCTTGGGATACAACTCTGGCTCCAGAGGTTACAGAGATGAGATACACAGGAACATAACAGAAAAGGTTCAGATAAGGAGCTATGGTGCTCAGCAGTGAGAGAGAGGTTTCTGCTTAAGATAATCCAGTTGAGTTTTATGGAGAAAGTAACACTGAGCTTGTCTTGAAGGATGGTTAAGATTTAAACGTATttggggaaaagaaggaaggtgGAATAACCATCATAAAAGATGTAGACATAGCAGGTAGTCAGAGTAGGTCATGGGAGCACGAGATAACTTACTTAGTTCAGTTTAGTGAATGGCAGTGCTTCTCAACTGAGGATGATTTTGCTTCCCAGggaatatttggcaatgtctagagacatttttggctgTTAGAAATGGGAGAGGGGCTTGTCACTGGCATTTGGTGCTAGAGGGATGCTGCTAAAAACCCaacaatgcacaggacagttcccattaaacaaataattagttGGTCCAAAGTGTCAGTAGTACTAAGGTTGCAAAACCCAGGCTAGAACATAGAAGGTAAGAAGCTGGAAATAAGGTTGGGGATTTTTAATATCAAACCTTCCAGAGATGTGAGCCTGAAACTATCAGAACCTATCTGGAGAGCATGTGGATGCTCAGAAGATAGGGCGGTGAGCAGGGATCTTGTGGGAAGGGCCTGCGAAATGGAGAGTAGAGGGACAAAGGCTGGGATTGGAGGATGGAATGACAATACAGAAATATGTTTAGTCCAAGACTTAGGTTTAGGCCTGAAAGTATAAGACTCCTTGGCCTTGCATAGGATCAGAGTTCCCCTCCTGCCTGGCCCCAATCTATTGTAGGCTGGAGTCCCTTGGATGTGTTACTGCACTCGCTGCTCATGGAGTCGGTCTTCCTGGCGGGACTCTTAGGCTTCCTCCTAGAGAACACCATTCCTGGTAAGTTGAGGCCAGGCCCAGGCAGACTAAGGAGTAGCCAGGAAGTCATCACTCTCTGGATTGGGTAATGGCTTGACTAGGCTCTGTTTTGCAGGTACCCGGCTTGAGAGAGGCCTAGGTCAAAGTCTGTCATCTCCTGTTGCTGCCCAAGAGGCTCAGATGCCTCAGAAGTCCAGTGAGAAGGCTGCTCAAGAGTACGAGATTCCTTTCCCCATCCAAAATCTGTGTCCTTGCATCCCCCAACCCCTGCATTGCCTCTGCCCGCTGCCTGAAGACCCTGGGAATGAGGAAGGAGCACCCTCTGAGCCAGGAGAGACAGCCGACTTGCTGCCTAGCAATGGGAGGCAGTGCCCTGGGTCTAGCAGAGAACTTAGGTCCTAGTAATTACCAGAACTTGTACAACTTCCCTGGATAGTTTAGCCCTATCTCCCAGCTTGCTGGAGAGTGAGCTCCCAAGCACTACTTTCtccaagaggtgtgtgtgtgtatgtgtgagaaatGGGCCCACCTATATATAGGTTTCATTTCCCAATAGgtgttttgccttttcttctaATTAGGCCCAAACTGTTCCAGAACAAGGGCCATGGTTCAGTGgaccataaatgaatgaatgagattttGCCTGTGAACTATCTATACTGGAACCCCAGCattcacttaaatatttattgagtgcctcccATGTGTAAGGTTCTGCAACTACAGACATGGATGAGCCAGGGTCTCTAACCTCTCAGGGCACTTACTGTTGAGAAAGATTTATGTAATTTCTAACTAAAATGCAAAGCAGAAGGCAGtctgtaataaaaaattaaaacaatgctaTGGGAtcaaagaggaagaaacaatGAATTCTGATTGGGGATAATGGGTAGGCTCTGAAAGCAGCAGTACTGAGGCTGTCCTTGACAAGGGGATTTTGGAAATCTAGTAAAGTTCaatcctttgtttaaaaaaaaaaaaaaaggttgaacaGGTAGGGGAAAGTGACTTTAATTGATCGACAAGTCCAAATCCGGGAACCCCTCTCCTGCACCTCTTCCGGCATTCTTTCTACTCCAACAGCGTGACTCGAAGGAACACCACTAACCCCTCCGGCTTTTTACCCGCAGTCTCCCAGCCTGTAGCTTTCCTGGCCCCAGCTGCCTCCCAGCTCTGCGCGCTCCTTTTAATCAGCTCAAGGCTTAATGCCCCGCCCACGTCGGGTCTGTGCTCCGCCTCCATGTCCCAAAAGGCCTCTACTCTAGGCCTTTCGGTTTGCGCGGGCAGACGGGCCTGGCGCCGGGAGGTTGGGAGCTCTCGCGGCCACTCATGGTAGGTGGGGTCGGGCTCCAACCAAGGCCGGCCCGGGCGGCGAGGAGCTGCTCGGACCTTGCGGGTAGGCCTAGGCAGGTGCGCTTTCTCCCGGAAGGGCCTCCCGCGGCCGGAGCCGTAGGGCAGGCCTCTGGGGGTGGGCGGGGCCGCGCGTGCACAGCCCGGCTTCCGGCAGCGAGGCGGGGCTCGTGGGGCTGTCCTTTCGCCCGCTGCGTAGTGCGACGAAGcagctgtttgtcttttggtttacCCCCTTAGTGGTCCCGGACTTGCCTTTGGGCAGCCGGTGGTGCAGAAAGAGAGGCGGACGGCGAAGACCGCCTTTCCAGTGAAGGCAGAAGAAAACGACACCGGGCGGGGCTCCTGGGGCGGGGCTGTGGTCGGGGGAAGCGAGGGTTCGTCCTCGCCCAGAGACACGGGGCGTGGCCCGGCCCGGAAGGTCCCTGGGGTCTTGCTTCCCTCTACAGGATGACGGAGGAACTGCGCTGAGACTGGGGCCCACCGCCGACGGGCGGGACTTGGTGCGGACTCCAGGGGACCCCACCCGGCTGTTGGCCCTTGGCGCTTTCCCCGTTCATTCAAGGGTAATAAACGGGTGCCTAAGGTTAATGCGCAGGTTGAAAGTggtcttgaaggaaaaaaaaaagatgagatacAGAGGCCTCAGACTCAACAGGACGCGCGTGGTGGGAGTCGCTGACCCCAGGTCTGGTGCTGAATGGCTCTACCCTGACCACATTTTAAACACCTCCTCCgcccccaaacaaaacaaaacaaaaaaccatccTGTTTGAGGGGCCTGAGACTTTCTGACGTGTTGGGCTCGTATAATCAACCCAACTTGGGTCACTCCTAGAGCGCACGCTGGGGAGCACCTATAAGGGAGAAAAGGGCGTGGAAACTTAATTTCGTTGTGACCTTTGGCATTGTGGAATCCTGGTCCAGAGAAGACTGGCTCAGTCATTCCAAGACTTTTTCTTCCCTGTAGGAACAACAGCACATGGGAAACGGTGACTGAAGTCCCATCCTCCAAACACAAGGTTTTAATGCTgctgcaaataaaaatcataacttaTATTTCACCTGTCTAGTGCCTGTACACATTAGGTGTAGTTACAAGGTTGCATTTCAAAAATTATGGTTGAAAGAATGGCTTAGACTGAGAGAGAAATGACTGGAGGAACAGAACTGTATTAACAGTGTTAATGAGCTCTAaggaatttcataattttttttatcttctaagacccttcccctcccccacacactTCACTTTATATTTATAGActggaaaaatgaaggaaattttatCACTTTCTTTTTCACCCACAGGAAAAATGATCAAACTTCCTGTAAAGTAGCCATAGGTACTGAACATTCCAGTAGGTGAAGGCTACAAATTTAGTTGTTGAATTAGAAAAGGTGGTTTCCAGGAGTTCCAGGATGTGCAGGAGGGCATGGTATTGATGGCAGTTCCCCAATAGTGGGAATGTGAGGGATGAGTGAAGTGGAAGTTAATTCATTGTCTCTACTTCTGTGATGTATTGTGCCTTGTATTCATGATTTCTTAGTCATTCAGGTTCTTGAAATGGAGATTTGGGACTTTTCTGTTTGCTTCTGGACACAGCTTATTAGCTCTTTATTTGCCATTGATCCCTTTGAGAATTTGCTGATAGCTATGGGTATATGCATGAACACAGAAATTTTTCATATAATCCCAGAGTATTCACATACATAAATTCTGGATTAAGAATCCCTGTCTTTGGGAATATATGCATAGAATatctatgtctgtgtgtgtgtgtttttgaaatttgaaaCTCTGAGAGCTTCcagagttttgtttttagataatgATCAAATAATTTGAATTTCCTGCCCATGACACTTATGACTTATGATGTTTTATAAGACAGGaactatttcttgtcttctggaagtTCTGGGAAAGGGTAGCATTGTCATATTTATTAGGAATGTGATAAAACTGCAACAAGAATGGTTTAGGTTTCCATGTTGTCATATTATTAGAAAGCAGAAATACTAAATACCAATACGCTGAGACTTAAAAGATAGAAGAGATATTTTACTCCCTTTAGGAACTCAATATGGGGGAAAAACCCCTCATAATTTTCTAAATAGATTTTTAGTTCCCCAGAGGTAGTAAGCTTGGCACCCAGCTGGCTATATatggcggggtggggtgggggtgaggttggGGTAAGGGGTAGAATGTAAATCTGTGCCTTGTGTTTTGTTTGGGAGGATTTTCAAGAGACATTTGATATATAACTGTCTGAGTGatgcctcccccctccctccagaCCTAAAGTACCCTGGGACACTTTGCTAAATTAACTCTCCTGCAGATGGAGGAACTTGAACAAGGCCTATTGATGCAGCCATGGGCATGGATACAGCTTGCAGAGAAATCCCTCTTGGCCAAGGCTTATATCATCAAGGAGGGCTATGCCTTGCTTGTTTCAGATCTTCAACAGGTTTGGCACGAACAGGTGGATGCTAGCGTGGTCAGCCAGCGAGCCAAGGTAAGTGGGAAGAGAAGTACTGCTGTGAAGTGGTAGGGGATGTAATTTATTTCCCAGTGAAGGTCAGGGGACATTTATGTCAACCAGCTTGCTGGCCTGTAAGTTACCAAGGAAGGTTGAATCAGGTTGAGACAATTCTAGTTAGTGTTCTTCACTTCTACCCAGCCCTGatccttccacaatggttgtgtgtgtgtgtgtgtgtgtgtgtgtgcgcgtgcatgcatgcatgtacacATATAGTCCAAGGCAGAACTCTTAGGTCAGTGGGTCTCTCTTCTTTtgtgttcttctttcctgttccaatgtttttctcttcccttcttttctctcatGTCCACTGTCTCCATGTTAACCAGCTTTCCTTTGCTGTTACTTATGAGGGAGTCAGTTTCCTTTGGGCACCGTTACTCTGTATAACTCCTGCTGTCTTTTTAGGAGCTGAACAAGCGCCTCACTGCTCCCCCTGCAGCCTTTCTCCGTCATTTGGATGATCTGCTTCGCCCATTGTTGAAAGACACTGCTTGCCCTGGCGAAGCTACCTTCTCCTGTGACTGGGTGGCAGAGGCACTGATAATACGGGTGCGGAGTACACTCTCTGGTCTCCCCTTCTATTGGAATTTCCATTGCAGCCTAGCTAACCCGTCCTTGGTAAGTGCAAATCAAATATGGAGTAGGGAAGGAGAATCGCCAGCTTCTCTGAGATGAAGCTTCAGGTGCTCTTATTTTTTTGCAAACTCCATTTGAAATTCTCTCCAATTAAAAAAACTGTCCTTGACTGGACAGAAGGCAGAAAGGATTCTAGACTGGAACATCCCTTCCTTGCAGAGGGAGCAGAGTTTGGGTCTACATGCTTGATTGGGTGTCATTAGTCATTACTTTATTTATTCAagatttattaagcatctactttGAACTAACTGTTGGGCATCCAGATCTAAGACAATATAGCCTATTCCTGGAGTTTATAATCTAGTGAGAAGACAGACAGGAAACGGGATAGAGTATGGTAAGTTCTTTGATTGAGGTAAACCCAGGATGATGAAGGGTCCAAAAAACCTGTTTGAAGGGATAGTTTCTGACCTGAGTTTTGAAGATGaatagggagaaaataaagaggcCATTCTAGGCAAGAGTGCAGTTTGAGAGGCAGGGAGATGTATACACGTGGGGCAATTAGGAGAACTATATGACTGAAGGGAGAAAAGTGAGGTAGCCAATGGCCCAGATCTTGAAGAATTCtaatgagtttggattttatcccaAAGACAATGGGAGTTCATTGGAAAACTTAAGCAGGGGTTTAACATGAACCCATTTGTAATTTACCAAGATCCCTCTTGCGACAGGATGGACTATCTACCAGTGTCATGCACCTTTCTGAGCATTATCTCGTCATCCAATCCTCACAACTGTCCTGTAAGATAAGCATTATTATACTCATTTTTCAGAGTAGGACACTGAGGTTGAAGTTAATTTGTCCAGAGTCATCTGGCTTATACATGAATGAGCTGGAACTGGACTCCTAGGTCTGATTTGAGAGCCATTTTCAGAGACTAGGAGGATAAGGTCCTTGACTCACTTGTAGGTGTCCAGACCCCAGGAGTTTTTACTGGAAATTAGTTGAGAATGGACATTAGGAACCATTTGAAGGAATTACTACCACTGGTACCTTCCACCCTTCTATGTAAACAGAGCTTGTTTCAATCCGTAACATTGGAGGTCAGAGTCTTCTATGGGAGGTCTAAGGGTATAGGATTACCAGAAGAGGAATCTGAAGACAAGTGGGCATCATTTCTTAtctcccttattttttcttccagatgTGATGTGATGCTTTG is a window encoding:
- the SLC23A3 gene encoding solute carrier family 23 member 3 isoform X4, with product MPWPPCHCLLFKIPLTLGLLCVGLLPGASAVFWLCRLPLVQAPSLEFLVPAMVLTSQKLPLAIRTPGNCEHRTRAQASLVLRLCEGPDCHGLEVWNSSLREVSGAVVVSGLLQGTLGLLGGPGHLFLHCGPLVLAPSLIVAGLSAHREVALFCSSHWSLALLLILLMVVCSQHLGSCQLPPCPWRPASTSSIHAHIPAFRLLSVLIPVACMWIICAPLGLSTTPLELSAPTEAPWFWLPHPAEWDWPLLTPRALAAGISMALAASTSSLGCYALCGRLLQLPSPPPHACSRGLSLEGLGSVLAGLLGSPMGTASSFPNVGTVSLIQAGSRRVAHLVGLLCMGLGLSPRLAQLLTTIPLPVLGGVLGVTQAVVLSTGFSSFYLTDIDSGRNVFIVGFCIFMALLLPRWLREAPVLSTGWSPLDVLLHSLLMESVFLAGLLGFLLENTIPGTRLERGLGQSLSSPVAAQEAQMPQKSSEKAAQEYEIPFPIQNLCPCIPQPLHCLCPLPEDPGNEEGAPSEPGETADLLPSNGRQCPGSSRELRS
- the NHEJ1 gene encoding non-homologous end-joining factor 1 isoform X2 yields the protein MDDGGTALRLGPTADGRDLVRTPGDPTRLLALGAFPVHSRMEELEQGLLMQPWAWIQLAEKSLLAKAYIIKEGYALLVSDLQQVWHEQVDASVVSQRAKELNKRLTAPPAAFLRHLDDLLRPLLKDTACPGEATFSCDWVAEALIIRVRSTLSGLPFYWNFHCSLANPSLVSQHLVRPLMGMSLALQCQVKELAMLLRMKDLEIQDYQESGATLSRDRLKTKPFEENSFLEKFMVEKLPEACSIGNGKPFVMNLQSLYMAVTKQEIQVDQDTGDPQASSSASLQGSDNQLLNQPKEPVSSAPLLPEPEKESTNTSGPMQRPQPSKVKRKKLRGLFS
- the SLC23A3 gene encoding solute carrier family 23 member 3 isoform X1 — protein: MSRSPPYPIQLRSTGSQDALAPLPLPAVQNPSHSWASLCGPPPWGLSCVLALQHILVLASLLCVSHLLLLQSLPPGGLSYSPAQLLASSLFSCGVSTALQIWMGSRLPLVQAPSLEFLVPAMVLTSQKLPLAIRTPGNCEHRTRAQASLVLRLCEGPDCHGLEVWNSSLREVSGAVVVSGLLQGTLGLLGGPGHLFLHCGPLVLAPSLIVAGLSAHREVALFCSSHWSLALLLILLMVVCSQHLGSCQLPPCPWRPASTSSIHAHIPAFRLLSVLIPVACMWIICAPLGLSTTPLELSAPTEAPWFWLPHPAEWDWPLLTPRALAAGISMALAASTSSLGCYALCGRLLQLPSPPPHACSRGLSLEGLGSVLAGLLGSPMGTASSFPNVGTVSLIQAGSRRVAHLVGLLCMGLGLSPRLAQLLTTIPLPVLGGVLGVTQAVVLSTGFSSFYLTDIDSGRNVFIVGFCIFMALLLPRWLREAPVLSTGWSPLDVLLHSLLMESVFLAGLLGFLLENTIPGTRLERGLGQSLSSPVAAQEAQMPQKSSEKAAQEYEIPFPIQNLCPCIPQPLHCLCPLPEDPGNEEGAPSEPGETADLLPSNGRQCPGSSRELRS
- the SLC23A3 gene encoding solute carrier family 23 member 3 isoform X2: MSRSPPYPIQLRSTGSQDALAPLPLPAVQNPSHSWASLCGPPPWGLSCVLALQHILVLASLLCVSHLLLLQSLPPGGLSYSPAQLLASSLFSCGVSTALQIWMGSRLPLVQAPSLEFLVPAMVLTSQKLPLAIRTPGNSSLVLRLCEGPDCHGLEVWNSSLREVSGAVVVSGLLQGTLGLLGGPGHLFLHCGPLVLAPSLIVAGLSAHREVALFCSSHWSLALLLILLMVVCSQHLGSCQLPPCPWRPASTSSIHAHIPAFRLLSVLIPVACMWIICAPLGLSTTPLELSAPTEAPWFWLPHPAEWDWPLLTPRALAAGISMALAASTSSLGCYALCGRLLQLPSPPPHACSRGLSLEGLGSVLAGLLGSPMGTASSFPNVGTVSLIQAGSRRVAHLVGLLCMGLGLSPRLAQLLTTIPLPVLGGVLGVTQAVVLSTGFSSFYLTDIDSGRNVFIVGFCIFMALLLPRWLREAPVLSTGWSPLDVLLHSLLMESVFLAGLLGFLLENTIPGTRLERGLGQSLSSPVAAQEAQMPQKSSEKAAQEYEIPFPIQNLCPCIPQPLHCLCPLPEDPGNEEGAPSEPGETADLLPSNGRQCPGSSRELRS
- the SLC23A3 gene encoding solute carrier family 23 member 3 isoform X5, with protein sequence MPWPPCHCLLFKIPLTLGLLCVGLLPGASAVFWLCRLPLVQAPSLEFLVPAMVLTSQKLPLAIRTPGNSSLVLRLCEGPDCHGLEVWNSSLREVSGAVVVSGLLQGTLGLLGGPGHLFLHCGPLVLAPSLIVAGLSAHREVALFCSSHWSLALLLILLMVVCSQHLGSCQLPPCPWRPASTSSIHAHIPAFRLLSVLIPVACMWIICAPLGLSTTPLELSAPTEAPWFWLPHPAEWDWPLLTPRALAAGISMALAASTSSLGCYALCGRLLQLPSPPPHACSRGLSLEGLGSVLAGLLGSPMGTASSFPNVGTVSLIQAGSRRVAHLVGLLCMGLGLSPRLAQLLTTIPLPVLGGVLGVTQAVVLSTGFSSFYLTDIDSGRNVFIVGFCIFMALLLPRWLREAPVLSTGWSPLDVLLHSLLMESVFLAGLLGFLLENTIPGTRLERGLGQSLSSPVAAQEAQMPQKSSEKAAQEYEIPFPIQNLCPCIPQPLHCLCPLPEDPGNEEGAPSEPGETADLLPSNGRQCPGSSRELRS
- the SLC23A3 gene encoding solute carrier family 23 member 3 isoform X6, producing the protein MSRSPPYPIQLRSTGSQDALAPLPLPAVQNPSHSWASLCGPPPWGLSCVLALQHILVLASLLCVSHLLLLQSLPPGGLSYSPAQLLASSLFSCGVSTALQIWMGSRLPLVQAPSLEFLVPAMVLTSQKLPLAIRTPGNSSLVLRLCEGPDCHGLEVWNSSLREVSGAVVVSGLLQGTLGLLGGPGHLFLHCGPLVLAPSLIVAGLSAHREVALFCSSHWSLALLTWAPASYPHAPGDQLQPLPFMLTSLPSGSSRCLPPLRRRGFGCLTQAGSRRVAHLVGLLCMGLGLSPRLAQLLTTIPLPVLGGVLGVTQAVVLSTGFSSFYLTDIDSGRNVFIVGFCIFMALLLPRWLREAPVLSTGWSPLDVLLHSLLMESVFLAGLLGFLLENTIPGTRLERGLGQSLSSPVAAQEAQMPQKSSEKAAQEYEIPFPIQNLCPCIPQPLHCLCPLPEDPGNEEGAPSEPGETADLLPSNGRQCPGSSRELRS
- the SLC23A3 gene encoding solute carrier family 23 member 3 isoform X3; protein product: MSRSPPYPIQLRSTGSQDALAPLPLPAVQNPSHSWASLCGPPPWGLSCVLALQHILVLASLLCVSHLLLLQSLPPGGLSYSPAQLLASSLFSCGVSTALQIWMGSRLPLVQAPSLEFLVPAMVLTSQKLPLAIRTPGNCEHRTRAQASLVLRLCEGPDCHGLEVWNSSLREVSGAVVVSGLLQGTLGLLGGPGHLFLHCGPLVLAPSLIVAGLSAHREVALFCSSHWSLALLLILLMVVCSQHLGSCQLPPCPWRPASTSSIHAHIPAFRLLSVLIPVACMWIICAPLGLSTTPLELSAPTEAPWFWLPHPAEWDWPLLTPRALAAGISMALAASTSSLGCYALCGRLLQLPSPPPHACSRGLSLEGLGSVLAGLLGSPMGTASSFPNVGTVSLIQAGSRRVAHLVGLLCMGLGLSPRLAQLLTTIPLPVLGWSPLDVLLHSLLMESVFLAGLLGFLLENTIPGTRLERGLGQSLSSPVAAQEAQMPQKSSEKAAQEYEIPFPIQNLCPCIPQPLHCLCPLPEDPGNEEGAPSEPGETADLLPSNGRQCPGSSRELRS